One Cedecea neteri DNA segment encodes these proteins:
- the trxB gene encoding thioredoxin-disulfide reductase: protein MGTAKHSKLLILGSGPAGYTAAVYAARANLKPVLITGMEKGGQLTTTTEVENWPGDPNDLTGPLLMERMHEHAAKFETEILFDHITSVDLQNRPFRLVGDSGEYTCDALIIATGASARYLGLPSEEAFKGRGVSACATCDGFFYRNQKVAVIGGGNTAVEEALYLANIASEVHLIHRRDSFRAEKILINRLMDKVQNGNIVLHTHRTLEEVTGDQMGVSGLRLRDTQNTDITEELEVAGLFVAIGHSPNTAIFNGQLELENGYIKVQSGIHGNATQTSIPGVFAAGDVMDHIYRQAITSAGTGCMAALDAERYLDGLAEQCK, encoded by the coding sequence ATGGGCACAGCTAAACACAGTAAGCTGCTTATTCTTGGCTCCGGCCCTGCGGGCTATACCGCAGCGGTCTATGCTGCACGCGCCAACTTAAAACCGGTTCTGATTACCGGGATGGAAAAAGGCGGTCAGCTGACCACCACAACCGAAGTCGAAAACTGGCCTGGCGATCCTAACGACCTGACTGGTCCGTTGCTGATGGAACGTATGCACGAGCATGCGGCTAAGTTCGAAACTGAAATTCTGTTCGACCACATCACCAGTGTCGATCTGCAGAACCGTCCTTTCCGCCTGGTGGGCGACAGCGGCGAATATACCTGTGACGCGCTGATCATCGCGACCGGCGCATCTGCACGCTACCTTGGCCTGCCTTCCGAAGAAGCCTTCAAAGGCCGCGGCGTTTCTGCCTGCGCCACCTGTGACGGTTTCTTCTACCGCAACCAGAAAGTCGCGGTTATCGGCGGCGGGAATACCGCTGTTGAAGAAGCGCTTTATCTGGCCAACATCGCCTCAGAAGTGCATTTGATCCACCGCCGCGACAGCTTCCGTGCGGAGAAGATCCTGATTAACCGTCTGATGGATAAAGTGCAGAATGGCAACATTGTGCTGCACACCCACCGCACGCTGGAAGAAGTCACAGGCGATCAAATGGGTGTCAGCGGTCTTCGCCTGCGCGACACGCAAAACACCGATATTACTGAAGAGCTGGAAGTCGCCGGCCTGTTTGTGGCTATTGGTCACAGCCCGAACACCGCCATCTTTAACGGTCAACTGGAGCTGGAAAACGGCTACATTAAAGTGCAGTCCGGCATCCACGGCAACGCCACGCAGACCAGCATTCCGGGCGTATTTGCCGCGGGCGATGTGATGGATCATATTTATCGTCAGGCCATTACCTCCGCCGGAACCGGCTGTATGGCTGCTCTGGACGCCGAGCGCTATCTCGACGGCCTGGCCGAACAGTGTAAATAA
- the lrp gene encoding leucine-responsive transcriptional regulator Lrp: MVDSKKRPGKDLDRIDRNILNELQKDGRISNVELSKRVGLSPTPCLERVRRLERQGFIQGYTALLNPHYLDASLLVFVEITLNRGAPDVFEQFNAAVQKLEEIQECHLVSGDFDYLLKTRVPDMSAYRKLLGETLLRLPGVNDTRTYVVMEEVKQSNRLVIKTR, encoded by the coding sequence ATGGTAGATAGCAAGAAGCGCCCGGGCAAAGATCTCGACCGTATCGATCGCAATATTCTCAACGAATTGCAAAAGGATGGGCGCATTTCTAACGTTGAGCTTTCCAAGCGTGTTGGGCTTTCGCCGACGCCGTGCCTTGAGCGCGTTCGTCGTCTGGAACGTCAGGGTTTTATTCAGGGCTATACGGCACTGTTAAACCCGCATTATCTGGATGCCTCGCTGCTGGTATTTGTTGAGATTACTCTGAATCGTGGCGCCCCGGATGTGTTTGAGCAATTTAACGCCGCAGTGCAGAAACTTGAAGAAATTCAAGAGTGTCATCTCGTATCCGGTGATTTCGACTACTTGTTGAAAACACGCGTGCCGGATATGTCGGCGTATCGTAAACTCTTAGGTGAGACCCTGCTGCGTCTGCCGGGCGTGAACGACACCCGTACTTATGTTGTCATGGAAGAGGTCAAACAGAGTAACCGTTTGGTCATTAAGACCCGTTAA
- a CDS encoding DNA translocase FtsK 4TM domain-containing protein → MSQEYTEDKEVTLRKLSSGRRLLEALLILVALFAIYLMVALLSFNPSDPSWSQTAWHEPIHNLGGAPGAWFADTLFFIFGVMAYTIPVIIIGGCWFTWRQRDSEEFIDYFAVSLRLIGVLAMVLTSCGLAAINADDIWYFASGGVLGSLLSTAMMPLLNSSGGTIALLCVWAAGLTLFTGWSWVSIAEKLGSAVLTVLTFASNRTRRDNTWQDEDEYEEEHDADVAPQVSAEKRESRRARILRGALARKQRLSQKFANPNGRKTDAALFSGKRMDDAEDDVLFSARGVEADPNDVLFSGHKATLPEDQEYDPLFSGHSAVEPIAAAVAATTANQSWAAPVPPVAPMPPVSTPAPTVDAEPAAPAIAWEPAPTTVTPEPVIAPAPDHYTSPHPASIQQQIVPETHQSWSEPVVPVAQPVVEPQPAPEPVEEVKYVRPPMYHFEEVEEKRAREREQLAAWYQPVNEPKPDPYNYAPVKSVTPEQAQPSIPTPAPVSAPLSAPEMPVSDVTQAASGVQQAVKTAATAAAFSPVFSIASDAPRPQVKEGIGPQLPRPNRVRVPTRRELASYGIKLPSQRMAEEQARLAENQQSEDDYGDEGDALQQHELARQFAAQQQQRYGEEYEDESWSEEQQAEAEEAELARQFAAQQQQRYSEQPQQNNAPFSLDDFDFQSSLKELVDDTPSEPLFTPSFEPAPQPVQHSQPAAQPSQYAQAAQHQPAAPEPKESLIHPFLMRNGDDRPLQKPTTPLPSLDLLTSPPTEVEPVDTFAMEQMARLVEARLADYRIKADVVDYSPGPVITRFELDLAPGVKAARISNLSRDLARSLSTVAVRVVEVIPGKPYVGLELPNKKRQTVYLREVLDCAKFRDNGSPLTVVLGKDIGGEPVVADLAKMPHLLVAGTTGSGKSVGVNAMIISMLYKATPEDVRFIMIDPKMLELSVYEGIPHLLTEVVTDMKDAANALRWSVNEMERRYKLMSALGVRNLAGYNERVLEAERMGRPIPDPFWKPGDSMEVSHPMLEKLPYIVVLVDEFADLMMTVGKKVEELIARLAQKARAAGIHLVLATQRPSVDVITGLIKANIPTRIAFTVSSKIDSRTILDQGGAESLLGMGDMLYSAPNSTTPIRVHGAFVRDEEVHAVVQDWKARGRPQYITGITDDEGSGEGSGGGMDGDEELDPLFDQAVAFVVEKRKASISGVQRQFRIGYNRAARIVEQMEAQGIVSPQGHNGNREVLAPPQFE, encoded by the coding sequence TTGAGCCAGGAATATACCGAAGATAAAGAAGTAACATTGCGGAAACTGAGCAGCGGGCGCCGTTTACTCGAGGCGTTGCTGATCCTTGTTGCCTTATTCGCCATCTATTTGATGGTTGCCTTGTTAAGTTTTAACCCCTCAGACCCCAGTTGGTCGCAAACCGCATGGCATGAGCCAATCCATAATCTGGGTGGCGCACCGGGAGCGTGGTTTGCCGATACGCTGTTCTTCATTTTTGGCGTGATGGCCTACACCATTCCGGTGATCATCATCGGTGGCTGTTGGTTCACCTGGCGCCAGCGCGACAGTGAAGAGTTCATCGATTATTTTGCCGTTTCGCTGCGCCTTATCGGCGTCCTTGCGATGGTGTTGACCTCATGCGGACTGGCGGCCATCAATGCGGATGATATCTGGTATTTTGCCTCGGGCGGCGTACTGGGCAGTTTGCTTAGTACGGCTATGATGCCGCTGTTGAACAGCAGTGGTGGCACAATTGCGCTGCTTTGTGTTTGGGCCGCGGGCCTGACACTGTTCACCGGCTGGTCATGGGTCAGCATCGCCGAGAAACTTGGTAGCGCAGTGCTTACCGTGCTGACTTTTGCCAGCAACCGCACCCGTCGGGATAACACCTGGCAGGATGAGGATGAATACGAAGAAGAGCATGACGCAGACGTAGCGCCGCAGGTTTCTGCTGAGAAACGCGAATCCCGTCGTGCGCGTATTTTACGCGGTGCACTTGCGCGCAAGCAGCGCCTGTCACAGAAGTTTGCTAATCCTAACGGCCGCAAAACGGATGCTGCATTGTTCTCTGGCAAACGTATGGACGATGCTGAAGACGACGTGTTGTTCAGCGCGCGTGGGGTAGAAGCCGATCCGAACGATGTACTGTTCTCCGGGCATAAAGCGACTTTGCCTGAAGATCAGGAATACGATCCGCTGTTCAGTGGGCATTCTGCCGTTGAACCTATAGCTGCTGCGGTCGCGGCGACAACGGCTAATCAGTCTTGGGCTGCGCCAGTACCGCCGGTTGCGCCAATGCCGCCAGTATCAACACCGGCACCTACTGTTGACGCTGAGCCTGCTGCCCCAGCGATTGCCTGGGAACCGGCACCGACAACGGTCACACCAGAACCGGTTATTGCGCCAGCCCCGGATCATTACACTTCGCCGCACCCGGCAAGCATACAACAGCAGATTGTGCCTGAGACACATCAAAGCTGGTCTGAACCTGTTGTGCCAGTGGCTCAGCCAGTCGTTGAACCACAGCCTGCACCTGAACCGGTAGAAGAGGTGAAATACGTTCGCCCGCCGATGTACCACTTTGAAGAAGTCGAAGAGAAGCGAGCTCGCGAACGTGAACAGCTTGCGGCGTGGTACCAACCAGTCAATGAGCCAAAGCCTGATCCTTACAACTATGCGCCTGTAAAATCTGTGACACCGGAGCAGGCTCAACCTTCAATACCGACACCTGCGCCCGTTTCCGCGCCGTTATCGGCACCAGAAATGCCAGTGTCGGATGTAACGCAGGCTGCCTCAGGTGTTCAGCAGGCAGTAAAAACTGCGGCGACTGCGGCAGCATTTTCACCCGTATTCAGTATCGCCAGTGATGCGCCACGTCCGCAGGTAAAAGAAGGCATTGGCCCTCAACTGCCGCGCCCAAACCGGGTACGCGTTCCAACTCGTCGTGAACTGGCGTCCTACGGCATAAAACTGCCTTCCCAGCGAATGGCTGAAGAGCAGGCAAGACTCGCTGAGAACCAGCAGTCTGAAGACGATTACGGCGATGAAGGCGATGCGCTGCAGCAGCACGAACTGGCCCGCCAGTTTGCAGCTCAGCAACAGCAGCGCTATGGCGAAGAATACGAAGACGAAAGCTGGTCTGAAGAACAGCAGGCTGAGGCGGAAGAAGCGGAACTTGCGCGTCAGTTTGCTGCGCAGCAGCAACAGCGCTACAGCGAGCAGCCGCAGCAAAATAATGCGCCGTTCTCCCTGGACGATTTTGATTTCCAGTCATCGTTGAAGGAGCTGGTGGATGATACGCCGAGCGAGCCGTTGTTTACCCCGAGCTTTGAACCGGCCCCGCAGCCAGTTCAGCACAGTCAACCAGCGGCACAGCCTTCTCAATATGCTCAGGCGGCTCAGCATCAGCCCGCTGCGCCAGAGCCAAAAGAGAGCCTGATCCATCCGTTCCTGATGCGTAACGGTGACGACCGCCCACTTCAGAAACCGACCACGCCGCTGCCGTCACTGGATCTACTGACTTCTCCTCCAACTGAGGTTGAACCAGTAGATACCTTTGCGATGGAGCAGATGGCGCGTCTGGTAGAAGCGCGTTTGGCTGATTACCGTATCAAAGCCGACGTCGTGGACTATTCTCCGGGCCCGGTTATCACCCGATTTGAACTTGATTTAGCTCCGGGCGTGAAGGCTGCCCGTATCTCTAACCTTTCCCGCGACCTGGCGCGTTCACTCTCCACTGTCGCCGTGCGTGTGGTTGAGGTTATTCCGGGTAAACCTTACGTTGGCCTTGAGCTGCCTAATAAAAAGCGCCAGACCGTGTATCTGCGTGAAGTGCTCGACTGCGCTAAATTCCGCGACAACGGCTCTCCGTTGACCGTGGTTCTGGGTAAAGACATCGGCGGTGAGCCTGTGGTTGCAGACCTGGCGAAGATGCCTCACTTGCTGGTAGCCGGTACAACGGGTTCCGGTAAGTCGGTCGGCGTAAACGCCATGATCATCAGCATGTTGTATAAAGCAACACCGGAAGACGTTCGCTTCATTATGATCGACCCGAAAATGCTCGAACTGTCGGTCTATGAAGGCATCCCACATCTGTTGACCGAAGTGGTTACGGATATGAAAGACGCCGCGAATGCGCTGCGCTGGAGTGTGAACGAGATGGAGCGCCGTTATAAGCTGATGTCCGCGCTTGGGGTGCGAAATCTTGCGGGCTACAACGAACGCGTGCTGGAAGCTGAGCGCATGGGGCGCCCGATTCCTGACCCGTTCTGGAAGCCTGGCGACAGTATGGAAGTCAGCCACCCGATGCTGGAGAAACTGCCGTACATCGTGGTGCTGGTGGATGAATTTGCCGACCTGATGATGACGGTAGGTAAAAAAGTAGAAGAGCTGATCGCTCGCCTCGCACAAAAAGCGCGCGCCGCAGGTATTCACCTTGTTCTGGCTACCCAACGTCCTTCGGTTGACGTCATTACCGGCCTGATTAAAGCTAACATTCCAACCCGTATCGCGTTTACGGTGTCGAGCAAAATTGACTCGCGTACCATCCTTGATCAGGGCGGCGCTGAATCACTTCTCGGCATGGGGGATATGCTTTATTCCGCGCCAAACTCCACGACGCCGATTCGCGTGCACGGTGCCTTTGTCCGTGACGAAGAAGTGCATGCGGTGGTGCAGGACTGGAAAGCACGTGGTCGTCCGCAGTACATCACCGGCATTACCGATGATGAAGGCAGCGGTGAAGGTAGCGGCGGCGGTATGGACGGCGACGAAGAGCTGGATCCGCTCTTCGATCAGGCTGTCGCTTTCGTGGTTGAGAAACGGAAAGCATCTATCTCTGGCGTGCAGCGCCAGTTCCGTATCGGCTACAACCGGGCCGCGAGGATTGTCGAGCAGATGGAGGCGCAGGGGATCGTGAGCCCACAAGGGCATAACGGTAACCGAGAGGTGCTTGCGCCGCCTCAGTTTGAGTAA
- the lolA gene encoding outer membrane lipoprotein chaperone LolA — protein MKKIVMTCALLAGLTATGAWADAAGDLQGRLDKVGSFHASFTQKVTDGSGAAVQEGQGDLWVKRPNLFNWHMTQPDESILVSDGKTLWFYNPFVEQVTATWLKDATSNTPFMLIARNQSSDWKQYNIKQNGDDFVLTPKSSSGNLKQFTINVGRDGTIHQFSAVEQDDQRSSYTLKAQQNGAVDAGKFTFTPPKGVTVDDQRK, from the coding sequence ATGAAAAAAATCGTAATGACCTGCGCGCTGTTAGCTGGCCTGACCGCAACCGGAGCCTGGGCTGACGCAGCCGGGGATTTGCAGGGCCGCCTTGATAAAGTTGGCAGCTTCCACGCCAGCTTCACCCAGAAAGTCACCGATGGCAGCGGCGCTGCCGTGCAGGAAGGTCAGGGGGACCTGTGGGTTAAGCGCCCAAACCTGTTCAACTGGCACATGACTCAGCCGGATGAAAGCATCCTTGTTTCCGACGGTAAAACCCTGTGGTTCTACAACCCATTTGTTGAGCAGGTTACGGCCACCTGGCTAAAAGACGCCACCAGCAATACGCCGTTTATGCTGATTGCCCGCAACCAGTCCAGCGACTGGAAGCAATACAACATCAAGCAAAACGGCGATGACTTCGTGCTGACGCCAAAAAGCAGCTCGGGTAACCTGAAGCAATTCACCATCAACGTCGGTCGTGACGGCACTATCCATCAGTTCAGCGCAGTGGAGCAAGACGACCAGCGCAGCAGCTATACTTTGAAGGCTCAGCAAAACGGCGCAGTGGATGCCGGTAAGTTTACGTTCACCCCGCCAAAAGGCGTCACGGTGGACGACCAACGTAAGTAG
- a CDS encoding replication-associated recombination protein A, which yields MSNLSLDFSENTFQPLAARMRPENLAQYIGQQHLLADGKPLPRAIEAGHLHSMILWGPPGTGKTTLAEVIARYASADVERISAVTSGVKDIREAIERARQNRNAGRRTILFVDEVHRFNKSQQDAFLPHIEDGTITFIGATTENPSFELNSALLSRARVYLLKSLTVADIEQVLNQAMNDKARGYGGQNIILPDETRKAIAELVNGDARRALNTLEMMADMAEIDASGNRILQTQLLTEIAGERSARFDNKGDRFYDLISAVHKSIRGSAPDAALYWYARIISAGGDPLYVARRLLAIASEDVGNADPRGMQVAIAAWDCFTRVGPAEGERAIAQAIVYLACAPKSNAVYTAFKAAMADARERPDYDVPVHLRNAPTKLMKEMGYGQEYRYAHDEPNAYAAGEDYFPPEMAQTRYYRPTNRGLEGKIGEKLAWLTEQDQKSPTKRYR from the coding sequence GTGAGCAACCTGTCGCTCGATTTTTCAGAGAATACCTTCCAGCCGCTGGCCGCGCGTATGCGGCCAGAAAATTTGGCGCAATACATCGGGCAGCAGCATCTGCTGGCCGATGGAAAACCGCTGCCCCGAGCCATTGAAGCAGGTCATCTGCATTCCATGATTCTTTGGGGGCCACCGGGCACCGGTAAAACGACCCTCGCTGAAGTGATTGCTCGCTATGCCAGCGCGGACGTCGAACGTATTTCTGCGGTAACCTCAGGCGTAAAAGATATTCGTGAGGCCATCGAACGTGCACGGCAAAACCGCAATGCCGGGCGGCGCACCATTTTGTTTGTCGACGAAGTTCACCGCTTCAATAAAAGCCAGCAGGATGCTTTCCTGCCGCATATTGAAGACGGCACCATTACTTTCATTGGTGCGACAACCGAAAACCCTTCTTTTGAGCTGAACTCGGCGCTGCTTTCCCGTGCCCGCGTCTATCTGCTGAAATCACTGACCGTGGCGGATATTGAGCAGGTACTCAATCAGGCGATGAACGATAAAGCCAGGGGCTATGGTGGGCAAAATATCATTCTGCCAGACGAAACGCGTAAAGCCATTGCCGAGCTGGTAAACGGCGATGCGCGCCGGGCACTGAATACGCTCGAAATGATGGCGGATATGGCTGAAATTGACGCCAGCGGCAACCGGATTTTGCAAACCCAATTGCTAACGGAGATTGCTGGCGAACGCAGCGCGCGTTTCGATAATAAAGGCGATCGCTTTTACGATCTGATTTCAGCGGTACATAAATCAATTCGCGGCTCTGCCCCGGATGCGGCCCTTTACTGGTACGCTCGCATTATTAGCGCAGGCGGCGATCCGCTCTACGTCGCACGACGTTTACTGGCGATTGCCTCTGAAGACGTTGGCAATGCCGATCCGAGAGGTATGCAGGTGGCGATTGCCGCCTGGGATTGCTTCACCCGCGTAGGTCCGGCAGAAGGGGAGAGGGCTATTGCTCAGGCGATTGTTTATCTGGCCTGCGCCCCGAAAAGTAACGCCGTTTACACGGCATTCAAAGCCGCAATGGCCGATGCGCGCGAACGCCCCGATTATGACGTGCCCGTTCATCTGCGTAACGCTCCAACGAAATTGATGAAAGAAATGGGCTATGGCCAGGAATACCGTTACGCCCACGATGAGCCGAATGCCTATGCCGCCGGGGAAGACTATTTCCCACCTGAAATGGCACAAACTCGCTACTATCGGCCGACCAACAGAGGTCTGGAAGGGAAGATTGGTGAAAAGCTAGCCTGGCTTACCGAGCAGGATCAGAAAAGCCCCACAAAACGCTACCGCTAA